A genomic region of Caenorhabditis elegans chromosome V contains the following coding sequences:
- the C17E7.13 gene encoding uncharacterized protein (Confirmed by transcript evidence): protein MKLFQVLLSCTIILQFSTLEYSRFGKVIEVHFEIIDVKTGRQEFQFSNKADARTFRQIAHAKALMILYWQQVAEAEHRVSENLNLKLTVRWMNCSVLDMYANRLPMERYTVSEKNREIHLLDFDCVPDDLRAWCTEDPGRDIHVLYVLEKQFGHVVEMKFICDPAIVKDQVENYVLLIYGFIAAALILVSLCVVSRARKRRKPNVSISNISEHREKANFLPVPEHFQQKPEENGMMVSRVLESEVRISWPTVQFFKYAEQSQTNQTVNDAESSISTPKRDQEQN from the exons ATGAAACTTTTCCAAGTTCTTCTCAGTTGTACTATTATTCTACAATTCTCAACTCTAGAGTACTCCCGCTTTGGAAAAGTTATTGAAGTTCATTTTGAGATAATTGATGTTAAAACTGGACGGCaggaattccaattttcgaacAAAGCAGATGCTAGAACTTTCAGACAAATTGCTCATGCAAA AGCATTGATGATTCTTTACTGGCAGCAAGTTGCCGAGGCTGAGCAcagagtttcagaaaatttaaatttaaaattaacagTCAGATGGATGAACTGCTCTGTTCTGGATATGTACGCAAACCGGCTGCCCATGGAGAGATATACAGtttccgagaaaaatcgaGAG atccatCTGCTCGATTTCGATTGTGTACCTGATGACCTACGAGCTTGGTGCACTGAGGATCCCGGTAGGGATATCCATGTTTTATATGTTTTGGAGAAGCAGTTTGGACACGTTGTTGAGATGAAGTTCATCTGTGATCCGGCAATTGTTAAAG accaagttgaaaattatgttttattgatttatggATTCATTGCAGCTGCTCTTATTTTGGTATCACTTTGTGTTGTCAGTAGAGCGCGAAAAAG gCGAAAACCCAACGTTTCAATATCGAATATCTCGGAGCACAGAGAAAAGGCAAACTTTTTACCTGTTCCGgagcattttcagcaaaaaccaGAAGAAAATGGAATGATGGTTTCACGGGTTTTGGAATCGGAAGTCAGGATATCATGGCCtacagttcaatttttcaagtacGCGGAACAAAGTCAAACGAATCAAACAGTTAATGATGCCGAAAGTTCTATATCAACCCCCAAAAGAGATCaggaacaaaattaa
- the C17E7.9 gene encoding uncharacterized protein (Confirmed by transcript evidence): MRWLVWLSLFLLPIATSKVTQQEAKPTFWHSDHVYGHIAEFFWCRTKKKAEEAGELLGPVRQALFEQIFRAPLTIACRTTRGKIVYSTRRDNCLAGSALNEMLRAENRGENSQVIVEMVVLQEEEKYRDWDPIWIRKKEPYGFSRIRIFINEPSDSEVSKFCKTWPYPTTGFPTLVAISEFFYAPVLVCQFGVPTCDLGKMLLIIWIIVTFAIAFCVMTCSLWNSEILVLKKTEDSRQFGMQNLARENVHEGLADGTQVTTTVFRGPRENEGRVVLNRGCKPIVR; the protein is encoded by the exons atgcGCTGGCTCGTGTGGCTCAGTCTGTTCCTGCTCCCCATCGCTACTTCGAAGGTTACTCAACAGGAGGCGAAACCAACATTCTGGCATTCGGATCATGTGTACGGTCACATCGCTGAGTTCTTCTGGTGCCGAACAAAGAAAAAGGCCGAGGAAGCAGGCGAGCTTCTTGGTCCAGTTCGACAGGCTCTTTTTGAACA AATTTtccgcgctccattgacaatcgcctgccggacaacgcgtgggaaaatcgtgtactccacacggagaGATAATTGTCTGGC agGCAGTGCGCTCAATGAGATGCTGCGAGCGGAGAACCGAGGTGAAAATTCGCAGGTCATCGTCGAGATGGTTGTTCTGCAAGAGGAGGAGAAGTACAGAGACTGGGACCCGATTTGGATTCGAAAG aaagaGCCGTATGGCTTCTCGCgtattcgaattttcatcaaCGAGCCGTCGGACAGCGAGGTCAGCAAATTCTGCAAAACCTGGCCATATCCGACGACTGGTTTCCCGACTTTGGTGGCAATTAGCGAATTCTTCTATGCTCCCGTGTTGGTTTGCCAATTTGGAGTTCCAA cgTGCGATCTTGGCAAGATGCTCCTTATCATTTGGATCATTGTTACTTTTGCCATTGCTTTCTGCGTCATGACTTGCTCACT gtgGAACTCTGAAATTCTGGTActgaaaaaaacggaagatTCAAGGCAGTTTGGAATGCAAAACTTGGCTCGCGAGAACGTTCATGAAGGCCTTGCGGACGGAACTCAGGTCACTACAACCGTATTCAGAGGCCCACGAGAAAATGAGGGAAGAGTCGTGCTCAATCGCGGCTGCAAGCCAATCGTTCGCTGA
- the C17E7.9 gene encoding uncharacterized protein (Confirmed by transcript evidence) encodes MRWLVWLSLFLLPIATSKVTQQEAKPTFWHSDHVYGHIAEFFWCRTKKKAEEAGELLGPVRQALFEQGSALNEMLRAENRGENSQVIVEMVVLQEEEKYRDWDPIWIRKKEPYGFSRIRIFINEPSDSEVSKFCKTWPYPTTGFPTLVAISEFFYAPVLVCQFGVPTCDLGKMLLIIWIIVTFAIAFCVMTCSLWNSEILVLKKTEDSRQFGMQNLARENVHEGLADGTQVTTTVFRGPRENEGRVVLNRGCKPIVR; translated from the exons atgcGCTGGCTCGTGTGGCTCAGTCTGTTCCTGCTCCCCATCGCTACTTCGAAGGTTACTCAACAGGAGGCGAAACCAACATTCTGGCATTCGGATCATGTGTACGGTCACATCGCTGAGTTCTTCTGGTGCCGAACAAAGAAAAAGGCCGAGGAAGCAGGCGAGCTTCTTGGTCCAGTTCGACAGGCTCTTTTTGAACA agGCAGTGCGCTCAATGAGATGCTGCGAGCGGAGAACCGAGGTGAAAATTCGCAGGTCATCGTCGAGATGGTTGTTCTGCAAGAGGAGGAGAAGTACAGAGACTGGGACCCGATTTGGATTCGAAAG aaagaGCCGTATGGCTTCTCGCgtattcgaattttcatcaaCGAGCCGTCGGACAGCGAGGTCAGCAAATTCTGCAAAACCTGGCCATATCCGACGACTGGTTTCCCGACTTTGGTGGCAATTAGCGAATTCTTCTATGCTCCCGTGTTGGTTTGCCAATTTGGAGTTCCAA cgTGCGATCTTGGCAAGATGCTCCTTATCATTTGGATCATTGTTACTTTTGCCATTGCTTTCTGCGTCATGACTTGCTCACT gtgGAACTCTGAAATTCTGGTActgaaaaaaacggaagatTCAAGGCAGTTTGGAATGCAAAACTTGGCTCGCGAGAACGTTCATGAAGGCCTTGCGGACGGAACTCAGGTCACTACAACCGTATTCAGAGGCCCACGAGAAAATGAGGGAAGAGTCGTGCTCAATCGCGGCTGCAAGCCAATCGTTCGCTGA
- the C17E7.12 gene encoding uncharacterized protein (Confirmed by transcript evidence): protein MDNVLNIKNEEDWKFVLPTFGPAAGITLLVAAVSFSCLGYHFYRKRQAAIEESKRQGAENRQIHENMRREREASMSPQDMPIEMQNF from the exons ATGGATAATGTTCTAAACATCAAAAACGAGGAGGACTGGAAATTTGTGCTCCCCACGTTTGGACCAGCTGCCGGAATCACACTTCTCGTTGCTGCCGTCTCCTTCTCCTGTCTGGGATA tcatttctaCCGAAAACGCCAAGCCGCCATCGAGGAGTCCAAACGTCAGGGAGCTGAAAACCGACAGATTCACGAGAACATGCGAAGAGAGCGAGAAGCCAGCATGTCGCCACAGGACATGCCTATTGAGATGCAAAATTtctaa
- the C17E7.4 gene encoding BZIP domain-containing protein (Confirmed by transcript evidence), which produces MAGLFRTIFKGKKSRKENENDDDYTVFNPCVRSMSLKRQPTARFADDCMLPPTAAYHTTSAPKLRKGPQSCPGGRDDFNAAAYSRSNKLPRTFPLGASSSSRQDFQIDDFERGSRNHKIRESSSMEFAKRDQKEGDDEDNEAMLERKSRYYMQKWENSEKQRREERRKQERYEQERESIQSVMSNMAYCMASAQQLEQLKKERDQYKKEMRRYKAKCEQLESKCEQLQTMSPSYGAFQSMQNLQNPMLPSPFQTPQFPAPRSFAYPNPPLPFHRSMDFLNSGPPSYLYNENLSSLCSSSMSHTPTTNGSDGAGESLVNPSDVSFLKNFSNGPTNSYDNDDEDEVKNYRQEQDYFVSSPQASNTN; this is translated from the exons atggcTGGACtatttcgaacaattttcaagGGCAAAAAGTCCCGAAAGGAAAACGAAAACGACGACGATTACACAGTG TTCAATCCGTGCGTACGCTCAATGTCGCTGAAACGTCAGCCAACCGCCCGTTTTGCCGATGATTGTATGCTCCCACCGACTGCCGCCTATCACACGACAAGTGCACCGAAACTTCGCAAAGGGCCTCAAAGCTGTCCGGGCGGCCGTGATGACTTCAATGCTGCTGCCTACAGTAGATCCAACAAGTTGCCCAGGACCTTCCCACTTGGAGCTTCAAGCTCGAGCCGGCAAGATTTCCAAATTGATGACTTTGAGCGAGGATCTAGAAATCATAAAATTCGGGAATCCTCATCAATGGAGTTTGCAAAAAGAGATCAAAAAGAAGGTGATGATGAGGATAATGAAGCGATGCTCGAACGAAAAAGCCGGTACTACATGCAAAAATGGGAGAATTCGGAAAAACAACGGCGTGAGGAGAGGCGAAAGCAGGAACGGTATGAACAGGAGAGAGAAAGCATTCAAAGCGTGATGTCCAATATGGCCTATTGTATGGCGTCGGCTCAACAACTGGAGCAGTTGAAAAAGGAACGAGACCAGTACAAGAAGGAGATGAGACGGTATAAGGCAAAATGTGAGCAATTGGAGAGCAAGTGCGAGCAACTACAGACCATGTCTCCGAGCTATGGCGCATTTCAG tctatgcaaaatctccaaaatccAATGCTGCCATCTCCATTCCAAACTCCACAATTTCCTGCTCCACGAAGCTTCGCCTATCCCAACCCGCCACTTCCATTTCATCGTTCCATGGATTTTCTCAATAGTGGACCGCCAAGCTACCTGTACAATGAGAACCTATCTTCGCTGTGCAGCAGCTCGATGAGCCACACGCCGACGACAAACGGGAGCGATGGCGCCGGCGAATCACTTGTTAATCCGTCGGACGTCAGTTTTCTCAAGAACTTTTCTAATG GTCCCACAAATTCCTACGACAATGATGACGAGGACGAGGTCAAAAACTATCGTCAAGAGCAGGACTATTTTGTTTCAAGCCCACAGGCTTCCAATACTAACTAA